One window from the genome of Phoenix dactylifera cultivar Barhee BC4 unplaced genomic scaffold, palm_55x_up_171113_PBpolish2nd_filt_p 001553F, whole genome shotgun sequence encodes:
- the LOC103708655 gene encoding putative lipoxygenase 5: MGSSIERLGNSLIQKSPLLPYARTLRGEQSKLFFPSAPSPLRQRRLDGVKRVVRAPVAAAVTERVVKVVGEKAVTFKVRAALTVRRKKEEDFKEKIASQLDAFSDKIGRNVVLELVSTEIDPRTQRPKKSKKAVLRDWFEKKKVKGERVVYTAEFMVDSSFGTPGAITVLNRHQQEFFLESIVVEGFACDPVHFSSYSWIQPTKIHPTKRVFFSNKPYLPSETPPGLREFRESELKELRGDGTGERKLTDKIYDYDTYNDLGNPDKGFEYARPVLGGEEMPYPRRCRTGRPPTNTDMHAESRVEYPTPIYVPRDEAFEEGKQEMLSEGALKALLHNLVPSLVASISPESHDFKAFHDIDNLFKEGLRLKKTLQDQLFHKIPFVSKIEESSEALLRFDTPAIISKDKFAWLRDDEFARQALAGINPVNVERLQVFPPVSKLDPAMYGPPESAIKEEHIIGHLNGMSVQQALEENKLFILDFHDVYLPFLDRINAQDGRKAYGTRTLFFLSPLGTLKPIAIELSLPPATPGCSRAKRVFTPPTEATSNWLWQLAKAHVCSNDAGVHQLVNHWLRTHACMEPFIIAAHRQLSAMHPIFKLLKPHMRYTLEINALARQILISGGGVIESGFTPGSCCMEMSASFYKNHWRFDQEGLPADLIRRGMAIEDPSQPHGLKLLVEDYPYANDGLLIWSALQTWVRTYVQAYYPNPHVVQADTELQAWYAEAVRVGHADKSGADWWPRLGSPADLASLLTTLLWLASAQHAALNFGQYPLGGYIPNRPPLMRRLVPAEGDPEYDNFLADPHRFFLSALPSLTQATTFMTVIDTLSTHSADEEYLGERRDSYTWTGDAEMVDAWHAFAAEVRRAEEEIARRNADPARRNRCGAGVLPYELLAPSSPPGITCRGVPNSVSI, encoded by the exons gaggaggatTTCAAAGAGAAAATCGCAAGCCAGCTCGATGCCTTCTCGGATAAGATTGGCAGGAACGTCGTTTTGGAGCTCGTCAGCACTGAGATCGATCCAA GGACACAAAGGCCTAAGAAAAGCAAGAAGGCAGTGCTCAGGGACTGGTttgagaagaagaaggtgaaggGGGAGAGGGTGGTGTACACAGCTGAATTCATGGTGGACTCCAGCTTCGGCACGCCGGGAGCCATCACGGTGCTGAATAGGCACCAGCAGGAGTTCTTCTTGGAAAGCATAGTCGTCGAGGGCTTCGCCTGCGACCCTGTCCACTTCTCTTCCTACTCATGGATCCAACCCACCAAAATTCACCCCACCAAGAGGGTCTTCTTCAGCAAcaag CCATATCTGCCATCAGAGACACCTCCTGGCCTGAGGGAATTCAGGGAAAGTGAATTGAAGGAGCTAAGGGGCGACGGGACCGGCGAGAGGAAGCTCACCGACAAAATTTACGACTACGATACGTATAATGACTTGGGCAACCCTGATAAGGGATTCGAGTATGCGAGGCCGGTCCTCGGAGGAGAAGAAATGCCATATCCAAGGAGATGTAGAACAGGGAGGCCTCCAACCAATACAG ATATGCACGCCGAGAGCAGAGTGGAGTATCCAACGCCAATATATGTGCCTCGTGATGAAGCATTTGAGGAGGGGAAGCAAGAGATGTTGTCCGAAGGTGCGCTGAAAGCATTGCTCCACAACCTCGTGCCATCCTTGGTCGCGTCCATTTCTCCGGAGAGCCATGACTTCAAGGCCTTCCACGACATCGACAACCTCTTCAAAGAGGGCCTTCGCTTGAAGAAGACCTTACAGGACCAACTTTTCCATAAGATTCCATTTGTGAGCAAGATTGAAGAGTCGAGCGAGGCCCTACTCCGATTTGACACCCCAGCCATCATATCAA AGGACAAGTTTGCGTGGCTGCGCGACGACGAGTTCGCTCGGCAAGCACTCGCTGGCATCAACCCCGTCAACGTAGAGCGGCTTCAG GTATTCCCTCCTGTTAGCAAGCTCGATCCGGCCATGTATGGTCCTCCTGAATCTGCCATCAAAGAGGAACACATTATTGGCCATCTCAATGGCATGTCAGTCCAACAG GCATTGGAGGAGAACAAGCTCTTCATCTTGGATTTCCATGATGTTTACCTCCCATTTCTTGACCGGATCAATGCGCAGGATGGAAGGAAAGCCTATGGTACAAGAACTCTTTTTTTCCTCAGTCCACTTGGGACTTTAAAGCCAATAGCCATTGAGCTCAGTCTCCCACCAGCAACCCCTGGTTGTTCAAGGGCGAAACGTGTCTTCACACCACCCACTGAGGCCACCAGCAACTGGCTCTGGCAACTCGCCAAGGCCCACGTCTGCTCCAATGATGCTGGGGTCCACCAACTTGTCAACCATTG GTTGaggacacatgcatgcatggagCCCTTCATAATAGCAGCGCATCGACAACTAAGTGCCATGCATCCCATCTTCAAGCTGCTCAAGCCTCACATGCGTTACACACTAGAGATCAATGCTCTTGCTCGGCAAATCCTCATCAGTGGTGGTGGAGTCATCGAGTCCGGCTTCACCCCTGGATCGTGCTGCATGGAAATGAGTGCCTCGTTCTATAAAAACCATTGGCGTTTCGACCAAGAGGGCCTCCCTGCTGATCTCATCAGAAG AGGCATGGCCATAGAGGACCCTAGCCAACCCCATGGGCTAAAGCTTCTCGTGGAGGACTACCCCTACGCCAACGATGGCCTCCTCATTTGGTCCGCCCTCCAGACCTGGGTCCGGACCTACGTCCAGGCCTACTACCCGAACCCCCACGTCGTCCAAGCCGACACCGAGCTCCAAGCCTGGTACGCCGAAGCCGTCCGCGTGGGCCACGCCGACAAGAGCGGCGCCGACTGGTGGCCCCGGCTCGGCTCCCCCGCCGACCTTGCCTCCCTCCTCACTACCCTCCTCTGGCTCGCGTCGGCTCAGCACGCCGCGCTCAACTTCGGCCAGTATCCGCTCGGCGGCTACATCCCGAACCGGCCGCCTCTCATGCGCCGGCTCGTCCCCGCCGAGGGCGACCCCGAGTACGACAACTTCCTCGCAGATCCACACCGATTTTTCCTCTCCGCGCTGCCGAGTTTGACCCAGGCGACGACATTCATGACGGTGATCGACACGCTCTCGACGCACTCGGCGGACGAGGAGTACCTCGGGGAGCGCCGGGATTCGTACACGTGGACGGGGGACGCCGAGATGGTGGACGCGTGGCACGCGTTCGCCGCGGAGGTGAGGCGCGCCGAGGAGGAGATCGCGAGGAGGAACGCTGACCCGGCGAGGAGGAACCGCTGCGGCGCCGGGGTTTTGCCGTATGAGTTGCTGGCGCCCAGTTCGCCCCCTGGGATCACGTGCAGGGGAGTGCCCAACAGCGTCTCCATTTGA